The Numida meleagris isolate 19003 breed g44 Domestic line chromosome 17, NumMel1.0, whole genome shotgun sequence genomic interval CctgtatttctaaaacattAATTCAAAGGCTGATTTCTAAAAGGCAAGGAATGTTCAGAGGGGTTATAtgacatctatttttttttcttgcaaacagaggaaaaaattccCTGGAAGTCGGCAATCTCTCATTTAGCTTAGTGTGGCTCTGCAACAGTCTTTTGAAAGGTATAACAGAGCAGAAGCCCTCAGAAATATAATTATGGGAGGAATTTGGCtaatttattagaaaaattaTATGATGTGGTTGCCAGCAGTAGCTGGTAACTGGAATCTGTAACCCAGGGGGTCATTTCCAGTTCTATATTTCTTCTGGTACTTGTgcaataaatataattttcccAAGCCTTTGTGAAGCTGACACTTCTAAGTTCATCAGCAGCGAGATTTGCTATGTGGAAGCCAATGGCAAAAGGGGTGAGACTGGAAGAATTCCGTACATGTGTTTGTACACTCAGATCTTAGGACTAGACGAGATGCTTTCTATTAGAAACTCATCCCTGAAAAATTGTCCCCGATAGGATCATGTGATTGAgccaaaattaaaatgcaattaagataaaaaaaagctgACAGCGGATGTATGTATGTGCACTACATGGCTGTAGTTCCTGACTCAGTGTACCCAGCATGGTACAGCTGCAGCCAAATGCTTCGATGGGAAGGCGTGGGGAGAAAGGGCATAGAGGAGCTCTGGTTGTggcttaagaaagaaaatgatgagtgtgatttcagctgtgtttgggTGCAACAGGGTGTCACTTACGGAGTGATGCTATGATAGCTGTGCCTTGTAACACAGCCCCTGACTTATAGGCTGTGCCACAGTATGGAGCAGCACTCGGTAATGAaccgtagaatcacagaagggttggaggggacctttaaaggccatctggtgccatggctgcactgagcagggacacccacggCTCCATCAGAGCTCAGAGTCCATtcctgaccttggctgtctgcagggacggggcaccaccacctctctgggcagcctgtgccaccgCCTCACTGCCCGTGatgtaaaaacttcttccttatatccagtctaaacctgCTCTCTTTtcgtttgaaaccatttccccctgtcctatcccaacagaccctgctaaagagtctgtccccttctcaCAGCCCCCGTTTAGACGCGGATAACTCCTGGAAAAGGCCCTGCTGGAGGTGAAGGATTAGCATCACAGAGTCAGGAAGGGCAGGGATCAGTGACAGCTGactctccctgcagcccctcagcccTCTTGCTGCATTTCCTGGTTGTTGTGATGTTAATTGTGCTAATTCCACCCCCATGtcacagctgcagtgtgtggATGCGAGCAGGGTCCCCACGGGCCCCACACACAGAGGGGTGGCAGGACCAGGGGCAGCCCCCCCTGCACAAACCCAGTCCTCCCCCCAACATCTCGCCAAGATCATAAATGGTTCAAAGCAGCAACTCTCTGTCGGCACCTCTGCCTGGTGTGCCATTTGAGGTTGGGGACAACCCTGAGGGCCGGAGCGTGGCAGTGGCCTGGTGCCAGGCTGAGGCCCCGTGCCGCGCGTGGGCTGCTCGAGGAATCCCTTCTGTGGCGTGTTTGGCATTCTGAAGCCGCAGCAAGCATCTTATTTAACTTTTGTCATTAGAAACGAAGAGACTTTTCAGTGGTGAAGAAGCCTGGGGAAATGCACGCCGTAAATGGCGACGGGGAAAGCTTTGATCCAATTGTGGGGTTTGATTTCTATTGGAATCCGTGTTCCAAAGCAGAACGAAGGATACCAAAGCCATTTTTTGTCAACAATTGCATTTGGTTTTGGCACTCAGAAAGATAAGAATAAGCGGTTCCCACATTAGTAAAACAGGGAAGAGCTTAAGGAAACAGCAAGGACTGGTGTCCAAACGCTCGCAGCACCGCTCTCAGTAACGCTCGCAGCACAGCAGGGCCTTTCACAGCATGCAAATGTATCGCTGCTCCAGATCAAAAGGAGCAAAGTGAGTCAGCTCCTATCGCAGCCTCTGGGCTTTCACAGTGCCTGTGGTGCCTCCAGGCCCGTGCCCcccccagggctgtgcctggggctctgcagctgcGGGGAGAGCAGCGGTGACCAACGCATCCAGAGGAGCAGAAGGGCGACCCAGAGCCGCGATGGAGCTCGCGGTGTCGGTGTTAAATAACACCCGCTCACGGCAGTTGAGGGGGGCAGGACTCGTTCCAGCACTATTAATATAGCCCCTATTTATATTCCTGAGTTCCTGCAAGCGCCACAGCAGAGCTACAGCTGCAGAGCTAAAATGGAATAAATGTCAACCCCCGGGGAGAACGTGATCCTTTCAGCCATCATGAGGGAAAGCAGACAGCGAAAGGACAGAATAAGGGGCAGTATTCAGAGCCGGGAACTGATCGCGGCACCCTGAGAGCGCAGCCGGTGGGCAGAGCCAGCAGTGACCTCCCTGCAGCAGCGCTCTGTGCCAGAGACGCAGGCTCAGCGTCACACACAGCACCTACGGATACCGGCAGAGGCAGGCGGGGATTCGAGCTGCTGTCCGCTGATCCGGTGCCAGGTGTGACTCAGGACAAAGGAGCAAAAGCCTGAAAggaagtttggggtttttttttttgaagtgcatTGTCTGCAGGACtggaaagatgatggagagcaCAGGAGGGCCGTATCTGAACACTGCGGCTGTGACATCTCCGGTGGGAATAGTTCGTTTGCTGCAGATGATGTTTGGATGCACCACGTTCAGCCTGGTGGCACACCAGGGGGGATTCAGCGCAGCGTACGGCACTTTCTGCATGTTTGTCTGgaccttctgctttgctgtcacTGTCTTTATCATAACCTGCGAGTTCACGCATCTGCACAGCTGCCTGAGCATTTCCTGGGGAAACTTCACCGCCGCATTCGCCATGCTCGCCACGCTCATGTCGGTCACAGCGGCGGTGATCTACCCGCTCTACTTCGTGCAGCTCGGCTGCTACCCCATCACCTGCGAGGTGAGAGACTTCCGCATAGCGGCCAGCGTCTTCGCCGGCCTCGTGTTTGTTGTGTACGGCGCGGAGGTGTTCTTGACCAGGGCCAAACCGGGACAGGTCACCAGCTACATGGCCACCGTCTCCGGGCTCCTGAAGATCGTACAGGCCTTTGTGGCCTGCATCATCTTTGGGGCGCTGGTGAACGACAGCCAGTATAGCAAATACGTGGCAACACAGTGGTGCGTGGCTGTCTACAGCTTCTGCTTTATGGTcacggtggtggtggtggcctTCAGCGTCACAGGTAAGACCGCCCAGCTGTGCTTCCCCTTCGAGCGCTCTGTGGTCGTCTACACTTTTGGGGCCGTCCTGCTGTACGTGAGCGCGGCCGTCATCTGGCCGGTGTTCTGCTTTGACAGCAAGTATGGATCCCCGCAGCGTCCCAGCGCCTGCGCCAAGGGCAAGTGCCCCTGGGACAGCCAGCTGGTGGTGGCCATCTTCACCTACGTCAACCTGCTGCTCTACGTTGTGGACCTGGCATACTCCCAGCGCATCCGCTTCATCTCCCACATCTGAGGCCCAGGTCTGCCccggctccagcagcagcagcagcgggagaTGGACGCAGAGAGGACAGGCACCGACCGGGCCAGGAATCAGAGCTCGTTGCCAGGGCTGAGTGGGCCCACAGTCACAGCC includes:
- the MYADML2 gene encoding myeloid-associated differentiation marker-like protein 2; its protein translation is MMESTGGPYLNTAAVTSPVGIVRLLQMMFGCTTFSLVAHQGGFSAAYGTFCMFVWTFCFAVTVFIITCEFTHLHSCLSISWGNFTAAFAMLATLMSVTAAVIYPLYFVQLGCYPITCEVRDFRIAASVFAGLVFVVYGAEVFLTRAKPGQVTSYMATVSGLLKIVQAFVACIIFGALVNDSQYSKYVATQWCVAVYSFCFMVTVVVVAFSVTGKTAQLCFPFERSVVVYTFGAVLLYVSAAVIWPVFCFDSKYGSPQRPSACAKGKCPWDSQLVVAIFTYVNLLLYVVDLAYSQRIRFISHI